The Caulobacter vibrioides sequence TCGACAGCGATATCGCCGAGCGCATGCGCGTCGCCGCGCCCGAAATGGCCTATGCCGAGGTTCCCGGCGTCGGGCACGCGCCCATGCTGAGCGAGCCGGAAGCCTGGTCGGCGATAGAAAAGCTGCTGCGCACCGCGCCGTAAGAGACGTGAACGGCGGGCCTTGCCGTGCTAGACGCGCGGCCACGGCGATTTTTCGCCGCGACAGAAGTGGACGACATGACCCTCGACCTCGCCGCCATCCAGGCCGCCGCCCGCCGTCTCCAGGGCCAGATCGAGCGCACGCCGTGCCGTCACTCCAAGACCCTCTCGAAGATCACCGGCGCCGAGGTGTGGGTGAAGTTCGAGAACCTGCAGTTCACCGCCGCCTACAAGGAGCGCGGCGCGCTCAACAAACTGATGCTTCTGTCGGAGACCGAGAAGCGGCACGGCGTCATCGCCGCCAGCGCCGGCAACCACGCCCAGGGCCTGGCCTATCACGGCGCGCGGCTTGGCGTGCCGGTCACCATCGTCATGCCCAAGACCACGCCCTTCGTGAAGGTGCAGCACACCCGCGACTTCGGCGCGACCGTGGTCATCGAGGGCGAGACCTATGACGACGCCAACGCCCATGCCCGCAAGCTGCGCGACGAGCAGGGCCTGACCTTCGTCCACCCGTTCGACGACTACGACATCATGGCCGGCCAGGGCACGATCGCCCTGGAGATGCTGGAGGACGCGCCGGATCTGGAGATCCTGCCCGTGCCGATCGGCGGCGGCGGTTTGATCAGCGGCGTGGCCACGGCGGCCAAGGCGCTGAAGCCGGATATCCGCATCATCGGCTGCGAGCCGGCCATGTATCCGTCCTTCACCGCCAAGATGCGCGGCGTGGCGGCCCACTGCGGCGGCCAGACCATCGCCGAAGGGGTCGCGGTCAAGCAGGTCGGCGAGCTGACCTATGGCGTCGTGCGTCCGCTGATCGACGATGTGCTGCTGCTGGAAGAGCCGCACCTGGAGCAGGCCGTCTCGCTCTATTGCAACGTCGAGAAGACCATCGCCGAGGGCGCGGGCGCGGCCTCGCTGGCCGCCCTGCTGGCCTATCCCGAACGCTTCCGGGGCAAGAAGTGCGGCCTGATCCTGTGCGGCGGCAATATCGACACCCGCCTCTTGGCCTCGGTGCTGACCCGCGAACTGGTGCGCGCCCAGCGCCTGGCCAGCTTGCGGATCATCGGTGACGACCGTCCGGGCCTGTTGTCGACCGTCGCCTCGGTCATCGGCGCCATGGGCGCCAACATCATTGAGGTGAACCACAACCGCCTAGCCCTGGACGTGCCCGCCAAGGGCGCGGAGTTCGACATCACCATCGAGACCCGCGACGCCCAGCACACCCAGGAGGTCATGGAGGCCTTGCGCGAGAGCGGCTACCCGCCCCGCGTGGTTTGAGGCTTTAGCGACCCCTCCGATCCTCTGGCCCACCTCCCCCGCTTCGCAGGGGAGGAGAACTATCATCCTCCCTCGTGCAACGGGGGAGGTGGATCGCTGCGAATACGCAGCGAGACGGAGGGGGCGCTCGACCTTTATTCCTTCGGCTTGCCCGGACCGATGCGGTTCACGTCGAGCAGTTCGATCCGGAAGATCATCACGCTGTTAGCGGGGATCGGCCCCTTGTCCTGCGCGCCATAGCCCAGGGCCGGCGGCACATAGAGGATCCACTCGTCGCCCGCCTTCATGCGCTGCAGGGCGATCACCCAAGCGGGCACCAGACCGTCCAGCGGGAACACGGCCGGCACGCCGCGCTCGTAGCTGGAATCGAACACCGTGCCGTCGATCAGCTTGCCCTCGTAGTGAACCTTGACCTCGTCGGCCTTGTTCGGGTGCATGCCGCCGTTCGGGCCTTCGCGCACGACCTTGTACTGCAGGCCCTGCGGCAGGGTGACGACGCCTGGCTCCTTGCCGTTCTTGGCCATGAAGGCGTCGGCGGTGGCGAGGTTCTCCTGCGCCTTCTTGCTGGGGCCGCAGGCCGCAAGGGCCAGGCCGGCGGCGGCGAGGGTGACGAGCAGGGCGCGGCGATGCATGGGAACCTCGATCAAAATGCGCCGTCCAGCTAACACGCCCTGCCTAGAATTCCACGCCTCGACGTCCCTAAGGGCTCGCGCGGCGCTGATTTCACGGAACAGTGGTGGCGCTCCTGCGACTTGGCGCCTAGAAACAGCGACCCATGTCCGCAGACGAGATCTCCATGAAACCCGTTCGCAAAGCTGTTCTTCCCGTCGCCGGTCTCGGCACCCGTGTCCTGCCAGGCACCAAGACCACGCCAAAGGAACTGCTGAACGTCGTCGACCGTCCAATTCTTTCCTACATCGTCGAGGAAGGTCGCAAGGCGGGCATCGAACACTTTGTCTTCGTCACCGGCCGCTCGAAGGGCGCGATCGAGGACTATTTCGATCATCAGATCGAGCTTGAGGCGCAGCTGGAAGCCAAGGGCAAGACCGAGATCCTGGAACAGCTACGCGCCGAGCTGCCCAAGCCCGGCGAGATGAGCTTCGTGCGCCAGATGGCCCCGCTGGGCCTGGGCCACGCCGTCTGGTGCGCCCGCGACATCATCGGCGACGAGCCCTTCGCGGTCATGCTGCCGGACGTCATCGTCGACGCCGAGCGCGCCTGCCTTGGACAACTGATCGACCTCTACAACAAGGTCGGCGGCGGCAATGTCATCGGCGTCGAGGAAGTGCCGGAAAGCGAGACCCACAAGTACGGCGTCGTCGCGCCCGGCAAGGTCGATGGCCGCATGGCGACCATGACCGGCATGGTCGAAAAGCCGGCGAAGGGCACGGCGCCGTCCAACTGGGCGATCGCCGGCCGCTATATCCTGCAGCCCGAGATCTTCGCCCTGCTGGCCGCCCAGGAGAAGGGCGCCGGCAACGAGATTCAGCTGACCGACTCGATGGCCAAGCTGATGCAGGACCAGGCCTTCCACGCCTATGTCTATGAGGGCGTCACCCACGACTGCGGCGACAAGATCGGCCTGCTGCGCGCCAATGTGGCCCTGGCCCTGAAGCGCCCCGACCTGGGCGCCGCCGCCCGCGCGGCGGTCGAGGCGGCGCTGAAGGCCTAAGAATAGATCCCCCCAGCGGGGGAGGCGGCAGAAGGCCGGAGGGGGAAGTTCGCGCTATCCGGCTTCTTCCCCCTCCGTCGCCTGCGGCGACACCTCCCCCGCTAGGGGGAGGATTTGCCACTCCGCCAGGACGTCGGGGTGGCTTTCGGGACTCCGTAACGCCAGCGCCGCCTCGCCCAGCAGGCGGCGCGTGGCCCACACGGCCGCGCCACGCACGATTGGCGCAGGATCGGCTAGCAGCGGCTCCACCACCGCCATCAGGCCCACATTACCGCTATTGCCGATCGCGTAGAGCACGTTGCGCACGAAGCGGTCGCGGCCGATCCGCTTGATCGGGTTCTTCGAGAACAGCGCGCGGAACGCCCCATCGTCCAGCACCGCCAGCTCGGCCAGGGACGGCTGACGCAAGGCCTCGCGCGCCACCAGCTTGGCCTCGTTCGACAGGCTGGCGAACTTGTTCCACGGGCATACCGCCAGGCAGTCATCGCAGCCATAGATCCGGTTGCCCATCGCAGGCCGAAATTCCGAAGGGATCGGGCCGGCGAGCTCGATGGTCAGGTACGAGATACAGCGTCGCGCATCCAGCTGACGCGGCGCGGGAAAGGCGTTGGTCGGGCAGACGTCAAGGCACGCGCGGCATGAGCCGCAATGGTCGACCTCGGCGGCGTCCGCAGGCAGATCCAGGGTGGTCAGGACGCTGCCCAGGAACAGCCACGAGCCGAACTGGCGCGAGACGAGGTTGGTATGCTTGCCCTGCCAGCCCAGGCCCGCGCGCTGCGCCAGGGGCTTTTCAAGCAGCGGCGCGGTGTCGACGAAGACCTTCACCTCTTCGCCGAACCGGCGGTGCATCCAGCCCGCCAGCACCTTCAGGCGCTTCTTGATCACGTCGTGATAGTCGTCGCCCTGGGCGTAGACCGAGATCGCCGCGCGCGCAGGATCGGCCAGCTGTTCGAGCGGATCGATGTCGGGTCCGTAGTTGACGCCCAGCACCACCGCTGACTTCGCGTCGGTCCACATGGCGGTCGGATGCGAGCGCCGTTCCAGCGTCTCCTCCATCCAGCCCATCGCGCCGTGGCGTTCGGCCTGGACAAACTCACGCAGCCATTCGCCGTTGGGCCAGGCCTCCGTGGCGCTCGCGAAGCCACAGGCCGAAAAGCCCAGGTTCAGGGCTTCAGCGCGGATCTCGTCCTTGATGCGGTCTGGCGTCAGCTCAGAAATCGAGGTCGTCATAGTGCGCGGCCGGCGCGAGGCCGGGCCAGCGGTCGGCCAGGATCGGCCTGAAGCACGGCCTCGACTTGAGCTTCATGTACCACGTCTTGGCGGTCGGGAAGTCCTTCCACGGCACGTCGCCGAAGTAGTCGATCACCGACAGGTGCGCGGCGGCGGCGAAATCGGCCAGGCTCATGCGACGACCCGCCAGCCAGTCGCGGGTCTGTAGCAGGCTCTCGATATAGCCAAGATGCATGCGCAGCGCTTCGCGCCCCTGGCGCAGGGCGGCCAGGTCCGGCGCGCCCATCCGCAGCAGGCGCTTTTCCATCTTCTCGTGAAGCAGGAAGCCGTTGACCTCGTTGTCGAACTTGCGGTCGAACCACTGCAGCAGCCGGCGGGCCTCGGCGCGCTCGGCCGGGTCGCGGCCCAGAAGCGGCGGTTCGGTCTCGGTCTCTTCGATGTGCTCGAGGATCGCGCGGGTCTCGCAGACCACGAGGTTGCGCTGATGCTTGGTCTCGACCAG is a genomic window containing:
- a CDS encoding threonine ammonia-lyase is translated as MTLDLAAIQAAARRLQGQIERTPCRHSKTLSKITGAEVWVKFENLQFTAAYKERGALNKLMLLSETEKRHGVIAASAGNHAQGLAYHGARLGVPVTIVMPKTTPFVKVQHTRDFGATVVIEGETYDDANAHARKLRDEQGLTFVHPFDDYDIMAGQGTIALEMLEDAPDLEILPVPIGGGGLISGVATAAKALKPDIRIIGCEPAMYPSFTAKMRGVAAHCGGQTIAEGVAVKQVGELTYGVVRPLIDDVLLLEEPHLEQAVSLYCNVEKTIAEGAGAASLAALLAYPERFRGKKCGLILCGGNIDTRLLASVLTRELVRAQRLASLRIIGDDRPGLLSTVASVIGAMGANIIEVNHNRLALDVPAKGAEFDITIETRDAQHTQEVMEALRESGYPPRVV
- the galU gene encoding UTP--glucose-1-phosphate uridylyltransferase GalU, coding for MSADEISMKPVRKAVLPVAGLGTRVLPGTKTTPKELLNVVDRPILSYIVEEGRKAGIEHFVFVTGRSKGAIEDYFDHQIELEAQLEAKGKTEILEQLRAELPKPGEMSFVRQMAPLGLGHAVWCARDIIGDEPFAVMLPDVIVDAERACLGQLIDLYNKVGGGNVIGVEEVPESETHKYGVVAPGKVDGRMATMTGMVEKPAKGTAPSNWAIAGRYILQPEIFALLAAQEKGAGNEIQLTDSMAKLMQDQAFHAYVYEGVTHDCGDKIGLLRANVALALKRPDLGAAARAAVEAALKA
- the queG gene encoding tRNA epoxyqueuosine(34) reductase QueG, producing the protein MTTSISELTPDRIKDEIRAEALNLGFSACGFASATEAWPNGEWLREFVQAERHGAMGWMEETLERRSHPTAMWTDAKSAVVLGVNYGPDIDPLEQLADPARAAISVYAQGDDYHDVIKKRLKVLAGWMHRRFGEEVKVFVDTAPLLEKPLAQRAGLGWQGKHTNLVSRQFGSWLFLGSVLTTLDLPADAAEVDHCGSCRACLDVCPTNAFPAPRQLDARRCISYLTIELAGPIPSEFRPAMGNRIYGCDDCLAVCPWNKFASLSNEAKLVAREALRQPSLAELAVLDDGAFRALFSKNPIKRIGRDRFVRNVLYAIGNSGNVGLMAVVEPLLADPAPIVRGAAVWATRRLLGEAALALRSPESHPDVLAEWQILPLAGEVSPQATEGEEAG
- a CDS encoding FKBP-type peptidyl-prolyl cis-trans isomerase, coding for MIEVPMHRRALLVTLAAAGLALAACGPSKKAQENLATADAFMAKNGKEPGVVTLPQGLQYKVVREGPNGGMHPNKADEVKVHYEGKLIDGTVFDSSYERGVPAVFPLDGLVPAWVIALQRMKAGDEWILYVPPALGYGAQDKGPIPANSVMIFRIELLDVNRIGPGKPKE
- the fzlA gene encoding FtsZ-binding protein FzlA, with product MSVERTLHHFPLDPASRQVRLALGEKRLPFVEMQVRYWEMPPEFTALNPSGMPPVLVETKHQRNLVVCETRAILEHIEETETEPPLLGRDPAERAEARRLLQWFDRKFDNEVNGFLLHEKMEKRLLRMGAPDLAALRQGREALRMHLGYIESLLQTRDWLAGRRMSLADFAAAAHLSVIDYFGDVPWKDFPTAKTWYMKLKSRPCFRPILADRWPGLAPAAHYDDLDF